CGCGGCTTCCTTCCCCTGTTCGGTGTTCAGGTCCTTGCCGACGCGCCCGGTAATCAGCGTCTTGTCGGCCTTGAGCGGGCCGTGCCCGGACACGAACAGCAAGTTACCGAACTTGACCGCGGTCTTGTACACCGCGACCGGCTTCGGGGCCGGCGGAAGGGTGAGGTGCAGTTCCTGAACGCGCTTCTCTGGGGTGCTCGACACGGGTGGACTCCTGGTAAGATTGGCGCCTCTGGTACGTGCATAGTGATAATCCGCCCGTGCGCACGAGGCAAGGAATCGCGCGAGAAAGGGAGCATCCACAATGTCCGAAGCCGACGAGCGCAGCGCCTTTTATCAGGCGATCATGGACAACTGGAACGACGACACCCCACGCTTGGTCTTTGCCGACTGGCTCGACGAGCGCGGTGACGAGCTGAGCCGCCTCCGCGCAGAACTAATTCGCCTGCAATGCGAACTCGCACGGTACCAACGCGAGAAGGAAACTCCACCGGACGGAATGAACGAGCGCGATCGGAAACTCCAGCAGGTGATACGCGATTACTTCGCCCAGCGTGGCTTCACACTCGAAGACAACCACGGCGAGGCTGATTTTGAGCGCGGCTTTGTCGAGAGTTGGGGGTACGTGTTCGATGCGAAATTGCTCAACGCAGGAGACGAAGAAGGCTGGGCCTTACTCGGCCCGGTAGTTATCGACGGCGTATCACTTGGTCGTGATCAGAACGAGCGAACTCCTTCTTCAGAGTGCGTTCAACTTGTTTCCTCCCCCGGCGTCAATTACTGGGTGTCTTACCGCAATGGCGATGAAAAAACGATTGGCGAAGCGAACTGTATCGCGCTTTTCAAAAAAGGTCGGTTCGTCAACCTCCGGCGGATCACCATCACCGAGCAAGCGCGAGGGCAAGGTTGGGACGGGGAGGAACTCGTTACTATTGGTAACGGAGGTCTGAAAGCAATTGCGGAGAATCCGGCCCTTGCGAAGTTAACCCACCTCAAACTCTGGTGGGCCGGGTTCAGCGACGACGGGCTCAAGGCTCTCGCAGAAGCAAATCATCTGCGCAGTATTCGCAAGTTGAGTCTCGCCGACGAATTTACGGACACGGGAGTCGTCGCTCTCGCCGCGTCTCCCGTTCTCGAAACCGTTGAGCGCCTGCACCTCAACGGCCACCTCACGGGGCGGAGCTTGCAACACCTGATGGCGTCCCCGCGCCTGAAGTCGCTTCACACACTCGACCTGTCAGTGTGGACGTCGGGCACTCACGAACACGACCACCTCGACCGATTAGACTGGAGCCTCGTGTTCGACGACCTTGGTGTCGAGGCGTTCGTTAACTCGCCGCTATTGCCACAACTCAAGGTTCTCAAACTCAGCGACTGCGGCATTTCACCGGAAGGTGCCCAGAAACTGGCCCAAGCCGCTCCGCGGATGACGTCTCTGAAACGGCTTTCCAGTATTGGCTTGTATTGCGAGTTACTCGAACAGGCGTGCCGCAAGTGCCGCGGGCACAACGTGAGAATCGAGCGGGAGTACTTCGATCAGAAAGACTGATAGGCCCGTTCTCACGCCTCTGAAATCAGTACCAGCGTGCTGAACGCGGCCACCGTGTACACGCTCCCTTCCGGCACCGCGGGGCCGTTCTCGGTCGGGACGATGTCGTCCGGGCTCGGCAGCGCGGTGTCGATCAGTCGGCGCCAGCGCCGCCGAGTCGGGGCCGGCGGGATGCGGAATTTCAGCGGCTCGCTCCAGGCGTTCAGCGCGACGAAGAAATCGTTGTCGATGTGGTAATCGGGGTCGTGCTCGCGCCCGGTGAACCGGCCGTCCAGCGCGAACGCGAGCGCGCGCGACGTGAACCCCCAGTCCGGCTGGTACGGCTCCGTCCCGTGCCAGTGGATGTCGGCCAGCGTCGGCAGAACGCCCGGCACGGGTTCGCGCCCGGCCCGGGCGAACTCGCCGAACGTGTGCGCGTCCGCGCCCGGCGGCAGGCCCGCGTCGCCCGGGCGCACCGGCCCGGCGGACGGGAACACGTCGCCCCCGTGCCCCACTTTCGCGGAATCGCTCGCCGCGGCCGGTGGAGGCGTGATCGCGGGGAACGCGAGCTGTTCGCGGGCCGGGTCGCGCATGAACTCGCCGACGAAGAACCGCCGGCGCCGCAGCGCCGGGTGCCGCTTCCGCAAGTGGATCAGCTCGCGCACGAAGCGCAGGAACCCCTTGTTCGTTTCCGCGAGCTTCCAGTCCACCCAGGAAATCTCGTTGTCCTGGCACCAGGCGTTGTTGTTCCCCTGCTGCGTGCGCAGGAACTCGTCGCCGGCCAGTAACATGGGTACGCCCTGACTAATCATCAGGGTCGCCATCATGTTCTTCGCCTGCCGCTCGCGGAGCGCGCGGACGGCCGGGTCGGGCGTTTCGCCCTCGGCGCCGCAGTTCCACGAGTAGTTGTTGTTCTCCCCGTCGCGGCCCTGTTCGCCGTTCGCGTCGTTGTGCTTCTCGTTGTAGCTCACGAGGTCGTTGAGCGTGAACCCGTCGTGCGCGGTGACGAAGTTCACCGAGTGGCGCGGGAGCCGGCCGCTCCACTGGTACAGGTCGGCGCTCCCGCAGATGCGGTCCGCGAGCGCGGGCGTCATGCCGTGGTCGCCCTTCCAGAACCGGCGCACGTCGTCGCGGTACTTCCCGTTCCACTCGCTCCACCGGCGCCCGAACGGGAACCGGCCCACCTGGTACAGCCCGCCCGCGTCCCACGGCTCGGCGATGAGCTTGGTGTCCGCCAGTACCCCGTCCTCGGTGATGCTCTCGATCACCGGGGGCTCGACCATCACGTTCCCCTTCCGGTCGCGCCCGAGAATGGACGCGAGGTCGAACCGGAACCCGTCCACGTGCATGTCGCCGACCCAGTACCGCAGGCACGTCATGATGAGGTCGCGGACGATCGGGTGGTTGCAGTTCACCGTGTTCCCGCAGCCCGAATAGTTCAGGTAGTTCCCCTGCTCGTCCATCAAGTAATAGAGTTCGTTGTCGAGCCCGCGGAAGTTGAAGGTGCGCCCGGCGTCGTTGCCCTCGCCGGTGTGGTTGAACACCACGTCCAGAATCACCTCGATGCCCGCCGCGTGCATGGCTTTCACCATGTCGCGGAACTCGTGCGTCTGGCCGTACTGTTTGGCGCTGGCCGCGAACGCGGCCTTCGGCGCCGCGAACGCAACCGGGTTGTACCCCCAGAAGTTGGTCATCTTCTCGCCCGTTTCCGGGTTGAAGAACGGGCAGTCGCACTCGTCCCACTCGAACACCGGCATCAGCTCGACCGCCGTGACGCCGAGCCACTTCAGGTACGGGATCTTCTCGACCAGCCCGCGGAACGTGCCCCGGTCCGCGACCCCGCTCGACGGGTCGCACGTGAACCCGCGCACGTGGACCTCGTAAATGAGCGAGTCCTCGTACTCGGTGAGCGGCGGGGTGTCGTCCTCCCAGTTGTAGCGCGTGCCGCGGCGGTACAGGCTCCGGCGGCTCGTGCGCTGCGGGTCGGTTTCGCACGTGCCGGCCCAGTCCGCGCCGTCCGAGAGCATCACCGCGGACGGGTCGAGCAGGAGGCGCGACGGGTCGAACCGCGTGCGCGGGCCGTGCGGGCCGTCCACGCGCCAGCCGTAGCAGAACGCTTCCGGCAAGTCGTGAACGCGGATGTGCCAGTGGTCCCCGGTGCGGTTCTTGCGGGCGTCCAGCGGGAACTCCGCGAGCGGGGTGCTCCCCCCTCCGGCCGGGAGAATGACGAGCGTGACGCGCTGCCCGTGCCGGCAGAGGAGCGCGAAGTTCGCCCCGTCGGGCGTGAGCGACGGACCGAGCGGCAGCGGGCGACCCCGACTGGTACGGAAGGGCGTCATTTTGCGGACCCAGCAAACGGGAGGTGCAACGCGATTACCGTTACGAGTCCCGGGGTTCCCGGCAACCTCGTTTCGGCACGGGAGCGCGGCCCGGCCCGAATTCCCAAAATTCGGCGCGACGCGGAAGAGCGCGGCCGGCGGCTTCGCGCCGAACCTCGCAAAAGTTACGACAAACGCGCCAAAACGAGCCCCGATCACGCGCGCTGTGCCCCGGGAAAAAGCAGACGCTCGGCCGATTGCCACGGAGTTACCCGGCCTAACTTGACCCGCCCCCGTTCGTGACCCAGATTTCAGTGCTATCCTTCGACCCGTAGCCCCCTGCACGGGCGAAATCCACAAGGATGGTCAGGTGTCGACAACAATCTATCCCCCGCCCATAACTCAGCTCCCCCCGCGTCACCGTGCCGCGCGGGAAGAGGTGCTCGCGGCCGTTCTCGACCCGACGCGGCTGCCCGCCGCCCCCGCGGTCGCGCTCCAGGTCGTGACCGCGGCGTCGCGCCCCGACTGCGAACCGTCCGAAATCGTTACCCTGCTCGCGCTCGATTCGGCCCTGTGCGGAAAACTCCTCCGGGCCGTGAACTCGTGCATTTACGGACTGAAGCAGCCGATCGCGTCGGTCGCGCGGGCGGTCCACGTGATCGGGCTGAACACCGTCCGCTCGCTGGCCCTCGGGCTCTCGATCCCCGCCGTGAAGTTCGGGCGCGGGGCGGAATCGGCGATGCGCGACTACTGGATGACCTCCGTGGGCGGGGCCATCATCGCGCGCGAACTGGCCGTGCTCGTCCGCCGCGCCAACCCCGACGACGACCTCGTGGCCGGGCTGCTCCGCGACCTGGGCGAGTTGCTCCTGCGCCAGATGTACCCCGACACCTGGGCCAAGCACGTCGAGTATTACGGGGACCGGCTCGTCGAGGACCCGTGCGGCCTGGAGATCGAGTCGTTCGGGATCGACCACGCCGACATCACGGCCGAGATCCTTCAACAGTGGAAGCTGCCGCCCGACATCGTGGAGCCGATCCGGTACCACCACCAGCCCGCGCTGGCCGCGACTGGCGGTAAGGTCCACCAGAACCGCGCCGAGCTGCTCCAGTTCGCGAACTACCTCGTTCAGTTGGACACCGTCGCCCAGAACCCGGAGCTCCTCGACCGCGTGCTGAACACGGCGAAGGACCGGTTCCACTTGCCGCGCCCGGCCCTGATCGCGTTCCTCCAGAACGTCGCGCCGAAGATCGAGGCGTTCGCGACCGTGCTCAACCAGGACATCGGGCAGTGCCCGAACTACGCCGCGGCGCTCGCCGCGGGCGCCGCCGAGCTCGTGAACCTGACGGTCGAGAACAGCCGCAACCGGCTGGGCGGGTCGGCCGCATCAGCCACGACCATGCGCCCGAACGAGTCGACGCGGCTCAAACCGAAGCCCGTCCCGCCCCCGCGCACCCCGGTGCCGGCTTCGGGCGGCACCACCGGCCCCGTCGAGTTCCGCCCCGAGTTCGTCAAGAACTTGCCCGAGGGCGGGTGCAAGCTCGGGGACTACGAGTTGCAGAGCATCCTCGGGCGCGGCGCGATGGGGATCGTGTTCAAGGCGTTCGAGCCGAGCCTGCACCGGTTCGTCGCGATCAAGATGCTCGCGCCCGAAGTGTCCTCCGCCCCGGTCGCGCGCCAGCGCTTCGCGCGCGAGGCCCGGGTCGCGGCCTCGATCCAGCACGAGAACGTGGTGGGGATTCACGCCGTGCGCGAGGCGGCCGGGGTGCCGTACCTCGCGATGGAGTACGTCGGCGGGAGCTGCCTCGAGACGCGGGTCGAGCAGCACGGGTCGATGCCGGTCCTGCTCGCACTGAGCGCCGCGCGCCAGATCGCCGCCGGGCTCGCCGCCGCGCACGCCAAGCAGATCATCCACCGGGACATCAAGCCCGCGAACATTCTGATCGAGCACGAGAGCGGGCGCGCCAAGATCACCGACTTCGGTCTGGCCCGCGTGATCGACGACGCGAAGGTGACCGCCGACGGCACCCTGATCGGCACGCCGTTCTTCATGGCCCCCGAGACCATCCAGGGGCGCGGCGCGGACGCGCGGTCCGACCTGTTCGGGCTCGGCGGCGTGATGTACCACATGGTCACCGGGCGCGTCCCGTTTCCGGGCCAGACCGTGGCGGCCGTGTTCAACGCGGTCTGCACCAAGGACCCGGACCCGCCGTGCCGGTTGCGCCCCACGGTCCCGGACTGGCTCGAGGACATGATCCTGCGCCTGCTCCAGAAGGACCCCGCCGCGCGCTACCCGGACGCGGCCTCCGTCGCAGCGATCCTAGGTGAGTGCTGCTGACGCCTGAACGAATCTCATGAATTCTCGAACGGGTCCGTTGCCGCGACGGACCCGTTCTTCATACGAATACAACGCACGCTTCGTCTTTTCGCCTTTTGATCCGCGACGCCGACCCAACAGCACGACGTAGTTCGGGTGAGCGATGCCGTCTGATCAGACCCCACCGCCCAGAAAAAGCCGCGCGCCACACGTTCCGCAACCGGGTGCGTCCCGGCGCGCGCTCCTCGTCGCCGACGACGACGACGCGGTGCGCGAGTTCGTCCGCATCGTGCTGGAGCAGGCCGGGTTCGCCGTCACCACCGCGACCAACGGGCGCGACGCGGGCGACCTGTTCGTCGCCACCCCGGACGCCTTCGCCCTCGTGCTCACCGACGTCGTGATGCCGTTCGCGACCGGCGTGGAACTGGCCGCGCGGGTGCGTGCCCTGCGCCCGAGGCTGCCGGTCCTCTTCATGTCCGCGTTCCCCGGCGGCCCCGAACTCGCGCCCGAACCGCTCCCGCCCGACGAACCCCTTCTCGAAAAGCCGTTCCCAATGGCCCGCTTGCTCGAAACGGTCCGCGCCGCGATCCGCGCCCACGATCCCAACTGATACCCAACTCGACTCGAATCTCCGGGCACTGGCACGGCGAACCGAACCGCAGTTCCGCCATCGGGAGCGGGGCGCCCGCGTAAGATGTACCGTCACCCGAAGCGGTTCGAGCCCGACCGCGTTCACGAGAGCCCCTCAATGGCATCTTTCGAAGACGACGGCCCGGACCCGTTGGGGCCGGCGCGCCCGCTCCTGACGGCGGCGAGCGAACTCGCGACCCGCGCCGCGGGCGCCGGCGACCACGCCGGGAGTTACGCCCTGCTCGCCTGCGCCGTGCGCCTCGCACGCCGGGTGCGCGGGTTGAGCGAAATCGCGGACTTCCGCCTCGAACGCGCGCTCGATGAGGCCGAGAACGAGAGCGCGCCGAACGCACAAAACGAAGCGCTCCGGGACGCGATCGAGTCCCTGTTCGGCGACGCCGAAGCGCCCGACGGGGCGCTCCCGGCCGAACCGCTCGCTGCGGCCCAGGCGCTCATCGGCCGGGCCATTTCCATCGGCGCCCCCGCGTACAACACCGAGGACCACCAGGGGTGCTTCGACGTGTACTCCTGCACCGCGCGGGCGGTTCTGGCCACCGTCGACCAGCTCCCGGAACCGGCGGCCGCGCAGCTCCGCGACGCGCTCGCGAAGTGCCTCGAGCTGAGCGACCCGGACGCGCAAGCGTGGGCCATGCGGCACGCCTTCGACGCGATCGGCGAAATGGGAGACGGGGGTGGCGACATCGCCCCGCGCCAGGTACTCGCGCTGCTCTCGATGGCCATCTCCATCGGGGCGCCGGCCTTCAACGCGGGCGACCACCGCGGGTGCTACGAGGTCTACTCCTGCACCGCCCGATTGCTGGTGAACAGCCCCGCCGCGCCGGACACTGTCAAAGACACCCTGCGCCGCGCCCTCACGGACGCGAGCACAGTGTTAAACGTCACGCGCCAAGCGTGGATCATGCGCGAGGCCTTCGACGGATTACTCGGCGCCGAGGCCGAAGAGCGCGGCACGTGATCCGTTCCGCCACCCGTTGTGCTTCGCGTGTTGTGTTGAACCCTTGCGAACGGCGCGGCGTAAGCCCGCCGGTAGTGGCTAAAACCACCGGCGGGCTTACGCCGCGCCGTTCGCTCGCCACGATTTCAACACCGCATGTCTCAAGGCGAGCCTTTAGCGCGGGCGATTTCTCCCGCGCGCCGCGTATAATCTCTCCCATCCTCTCTTTCATCTCTTTAAAGGAGCGATCCCATGCGCCTGACACGCTGGGCCATGACAGCGACGATCGCGGCACTCGCCGCGACACTGGTTTCGACCACCCGAGCCGAGGAGCCGAAGAAGTTGAAGTACCCCGATACCAAGAAGGGCGAGGTCGTAGACGAGTACCACGGCACGAAGGTCGCCGACCCGTACCGGTGGCTCGAGGACGACGTGCGCAAGTCGAAGGACGTGGCCGCGTGGGTCGAAGCCGAGAACAAGGTGACCACCGCGTTCCTCGAATCGATCCCCGAGCGCGAGGCGATCAAGAAGCGCATCACCGACCTCTGGAACTACGAGAAGATCTCCGCCCCGTCCCGGCACAGCGGCCGGTACTTCTTCTTCAAGAACGACGGGCTCCAGAACCAGAACGTGCTGTACGTCCAGGACACGCTCGACGGCGACGCGAAGATGCTCATGGACCCGAACACCTGGACCAAAGACGGTACCGTCGCCCTCGCCGGACTGGAAGTGAGCGACGACGCAAAGCTCATCGCTTACGGCACCGCCGAAGCCGGCTCGGACTGGAACGTGTGGAAGGTGCTCGACGTGGCGACCGGCAAGCCCCGCGCCGACGAACTGAAGTGGGTGAAGTTCAGTAGCGCGTCGTGGACGAAGGACAACGCGGGCTTCTACTACAGTCGGTTCCCGGAACCGAAGACCGGCGCCGCGTTCCAGGACCTGAACGTGGACATGAAGCTTTACTACCACAAGCTCGGCGCGCCGCAGAGTGAAGACAAGCTCGTCTACGAGCGCACGGACAACCCGAAGTGGACCATCGGCGGCGGCGTGACCGAGGACGGCAAGTTCCTCATCATCTCCATCGGCGACGGCACCACCAGCAACAAGGTCCGCCTCGCGTACCGGGATCTCACCGCCCCCGACAGCAAGGTCGTCGAGCTCGTTGACAACCACGACAACAAGTTCAGCTTCCTGGGCAACGACGCGGGCGTGTTCTACTTCAAGACCGACTACAACGCGCCGAAGAACCAGATCATCGCGATCGACACCAAGAACCCCGACAAGAAGAACTGGAAGACGATCATCGCGGAGGCGAAGGAAGTCCTCGACAGCGTGGACCTGGTGGGTAACCGCTTCATTTGCAGCTATCTGAAGGACGCGAAGACGGCGGTGAAGGTCCACGAAGTGGACGGCAAGTTCGTCCGCGACGTGGAGTTGCCCGGCATCGGCACCGCGACCGGCTTCAACGGCAAGCGCGAGGACACGGAAACGTTCTACACGTTCTCCAGCTTCGCCACGCCCACGAGCATTTATCGCTACGACCCCGCGACCGGCGAGAGCAAGCTGATCCGCCAGGCGAAGGTGAAGTTCGATCCCTCGTTGTACGAAGTGAAGCAGATCTTCTACGCGAGCAAGGACGGCACCAAGGTGCCGATGTTCATTGCCCACAAGAAGGGCATCAAACTGGACGGCACGAACCCCACCCTGCTCTACGGCTACGGCGGGTTCAACATCTCGCTGACGCCGGGGTTCTCGGTGTCGCGGTTGCAGTGGATGGAGATGGGCGGCGTCTTCGCCGTTGCCAACCTCCGCGGCGGCGGTGAGTACGGCGACGAGTGGCACCGCGCCGGGACGAAGCTCCAGAAGCAGAACGTGTTCGACGACTTCATCGCGGCCGGCGAGTATCTGGTGAAAGAGAAGTACACCTCGCCGAAGAAGCTCGCGATCCAGGGCGGCAGCAACGGCGGGCTGCTCGTGGGCGCGTGCCTGACGCAACGGCCCGACCTGTACGGCGCAGCGCTGCCGGCCGTGGGCGTGATGGACATGCTGCGGTTCCAGAAGTTCACCGCGGGCCGGTTCTGGGTGGACGACTACGGTTCGAGCGACAGCAGCAGCGAGTTCAACGAACTGTACAAGTTCAGCCCGTACCACGTGCTCCTGAAGAACGGCGCGAAGGCGTACCCGCCGACGATGGTGACGACGGCCGACACCGACGACCGCGTGGTGCCGGGACACAGCTTCAAGTTCGCAGCGGCGCTGCAAGCGAACCACACCGGCCCGAACCCGGTGCTGATCCGCATCGAGACGAAGGCCGGGCACGGCGCCGGGAAGCCGACCGCGAAGGTGATCGAGGAAGTCGCCGACCAGTGGGCGTTCCTCGTGAAGACGCTCGACTTCAAGCCGGAAATCGGGAAGTGATGTGAGTGCGAGTCAGAACGCGGCCGGGGTGACACCCGGCCGCGTTCGTTTGGTGTGCTCGTGTTGGAGGTGATGCAATGAGCGAAGCGAACTGGCTCAAGGAACACCCCCACGCGCAAGAGTTGGTTTGGCAACTCGGGGGTACCTCGGTCACCCGAACGAAAATCGGGCGACGGAAGCTCCGGCTTTTCGCCTGCGGTTGTTGCCGGCTCATCTGGCCGCAACTCGATGACTCGCGCCTGCGGGACACCGTGGAGGTCGCGGAACGATTCGCGGACGGACAAGCGACCGCGACCGAATTGAGTGCCGCAGGGTCGGTCGCGCAGGCCACGATTCCGAGGAACGCTCACGACTTTTCGGACGATGACCCGAACGCCCAAATCCATGCCGCCGTCGCAATGGTCGTATCCACCACGCTCGTGAAGCCCTATTCGGCCGCTTTCGGTGTGACGGCATACCCGATGGCCTTTGCCGGTCACCGCGGCGGTCAAAAGGAAGCCGATACGCTTATCTGCGCCCTCCTCCGCGACATCTTCGGCAACCCGTTTCGCCCTGTGAAAGTCAACAAGCGCTGGCACACAGGCACCGCGGTTTCACTCGCGCGCGGAATGTACGAATCGCGTGACTTTAGCGCGATGCCAATCCTCGCGGACGCGCTCCAGGACGCCGGGTGCGACAACGACGACATCCTGACCCACTGCCGCGACCCGAAGCAGGTTCACGTCCGCGGGTGCTGGGCTGTTGACCTCGTACTCGACAAGAAATGACGGTACGCTGCATTTGGAGGTGAAGTATGTCCACAGTCGCAACACCCGCTGCGCCGCGACGCCTGAAGCCGCACCGGTGGACCGTTCCCGAATTCCACCGCCTCTGCAGACTGGGGCTGTTTACGGGCCGGCGCCCGATCCTTCTGGACGGGGTGATTCTGGAGCAGGGTCCAATGGACGCACCACACGCGAACGGTGTCGAGCGCACGGACACCGCGGTTCGCCTCGCGTTCGGCACCGGGTGGCGGTTCCGCATCCAACTCCCGCTCGTGCTCAATCTGCACACCGACCCGGTTCCCGACGTCGCTATCATCGCGGGTGTACTCACCGGTAACCTGGATCACCCGACCACGGCCGCTCTCGTGATCGAAGTATCGGATACGACGTTCGACACAGATACCACCGAGAAAGCCGAACTCTACGCTACCGCCGGGATCAGGGACTACTGGGTGTTGGATGTGGCGAACCGACAACTCCACGTCTTCCGTGCCCCGCAACCTCTTCCCACCAAGTTGAGCGCAACAGTGTACCGCGCGCACACCGTCCTCGGCCCGAACGACACCATTTCTCCCCTGGCCGCGCCGAACGCGACGATTCGCGTCGCCGATCTGCTACCGTAGTACGTTGTCGCGATACCGAGCAATTTCACGTTTTTGGCTGTTGGGGCCGTCACTCTCGCACGTCGTCACAGCGCCCGGCGCGAATACCGGGCGGGCACGAGCGTCTATTTGTTCGCCGCTGGTCGGCGCTCTTGTTCCCGCGCCGACCAGCGGCGAGAATGACCCTCCGTCCCGCCACACGCCGCCAGGACCACCCTCATGGCCGAGAGCACGCCCGACACCAGCGCCATTGCCGCCCGCGCGGTCGAACTCATTGCCCCGGACACGGTCGTCGGGCTCGGGACCGGGCGCGCGGCGACCGCGTTCATTCACGCACTCGGTGCGAAGGTGCGAGCCGGTTTACAAATTCGCGGGCTGCCGACGTCCGAAGTGTCCGCGGTGCTGGCGCAGAAACTCGGCATCCCCCTCGTGACCTTCGACGACATCGACCGCATTGATGTGACCGTGGACGGCGCGGACGAAATCGACCCGAACGGCGACCTCATCAAAGGGTACGGCGGCGCGCTCGTGCGCGAGAAAATCGTCGCGGCGTACTCGCGCAAGTTCGTCGTGCTCGCGGGGGCCGAAAAGGTCGTGTCGGTGTTGGGCGAGCGCGGGACGCTGCCGGTGGAAGTGGTGTCGTTCGCACTGACGCCGTGCCGCAAGCACCTCGAAGAGATGGGCTACCCCTCGCGACCGCGCATGAAAGACGGGCAGATCGTCGTGACCGACAACGGGAACTACATCCTCGATTGCAAAACGACCGCGATCATCGACCCGGCGGAAACGGAAACGAAGATGCTCGCGATTCCCGGCGTCGTCGGCACCGGGCTGTTCGTGAACATGGCCCACACCATCATGGTCCAAGCAGCAGACGGCAGCGTGGAAGTGCGCTGCGGCAGCGCGACGTGAGTGTGGAAGTAAAGAAGAAAGAGCCGCGGATCACGCAGATAACACAGATCAGACAGAAGATTGATTTAAAATCGGCTTTCTGTCTGATCCGCGTTTATCCGCGTGATCCGCGGCTCTTTTCTTCATTCGTCTTCTTTATCACCCGGCCCGGAACACCGCGACCGCGCCCGTCCCGCACCCGGCGGCCAGCGACTTATCGTCCGCGGACCACGCCAGGGCGGACGATTCCCCGCCCGGGAACTGGAACTCACCCACCTGCGTGCCTTTGCGATTGGTCGGCTGCCACAGCAGCACCTTCCCGTCGAGCGCCGCCGACGCGAGCAGGAACCCGCGGTTCTGGTACGCGAGCGCGGTCAGGTTCGCGTCCTCGTCGTGACCGACGAGCATCGTCGGCTTGGAGCCCTCGGGTCCGTTGGTACCCGCCTGACAGTCCCAGATGCACACCACCGGGCCGCCGCCGGTCGCGAGGTAGCGCGAGGTGTAGTCCCACGCGAGTTCCCGCACCTT
The Gemmata palustris DNA segment above includes these coding regions:
- a CDS encoding Uma2 family endonuclease, which encodes MSTVATPAAPRRLKPHRWTVPEFHRLCRLGLFTGRRPILLDGVILEQGPMDAPHANGVERTDTAVRLAFGTGWRFRIQLPLVLNLHTDPVPDVAIIAGVLTGNLDHPTTAALVIEVSDTTFDTDTTEKAELYATAGIRDYWVLDVANRQLHVFRAPQPLPTKLSATVYRAHTVLGPNDTISPLAAPNATIRVADLLP
- the rpiA gene encoding ribose-5-phosphate isomerase RpiA: MAESTPDTSAIAARAVELIAPDTVVGLGTGRAATAFIHALGAKVRAGLQIRGLPTSEVSAVLAQKLGIPLVTFDDIDRIDVTVDGADEIDPNGDLIKGYGGALVREKIVAAYSRKFVVLAGAEKVVSVLGERGTLPVEVVSFALTPCRKHLEEMGYPSRPRMKDGQIVVTDNGNYILDCKTTAIIDPAETETKMLAIPGVVGTGLFVNMAHTIMVQAADGSVEVRCGSAT